The following are from one region of the Silene latifolia isolate original U9 population chromosome 9, ASM4854445v1, whole genome shotgun sequence genome:
- the LOC141601494 gene encoding uncharacterized protein LOC141601494, whose amino-acid sequence MLMLRAFSTFSASSGLKINVAKSEVIFAGVSNTVKQDILQISRFKEGVLPFRYLGIPIQAGRLTRQDCNILVEKIVARVRRIGARKLSYAGRLTLINSVLNTLHNYWSAIFLIPKMVIHRIVAVCRNYLWDGGIEYQRAPLVAWDKVCCSKKTGDSNWNWRNICKVKDRMAVGYVNNSWMPDSKGYSVGSGYCWLQGLHPPVNWHSEIWNRWCVPKHSFIGWLVKHEALNTKDKLYKFHLIANDCRVLCAAFTETHLHIFKD is encoded by the exons ATGCTGATGTTGAGAGCATTCTCCACCTTTTCTGCTTCATCTGGCTTGAAAATCAATGTTGCTAAATCTGAAGTTATTTTTGCTGGTGTATCTAATACTGTGAAACAGGATATTCTTCAGATTTCCAGATTTAAGGAGGGTGTTTTACCTTTCAGATACCTTGGGATCCCAATTCAGGCTGGGAGACTGACAAGGCAAGATTGTAACATCCTTGTGGAGAAGATAGTTGCTAGAGTAAGGAGGATTGGAGCTCGAAAGTTGAGCTATGCTGGTAGATTGACACTGATTAACTCTGTGTTAAACACTTTGCACAACTACTGGTCAGCAATTTTCCTTATTCCTAAAATGGTTATACATAGAATTGTTGCAGTTTGCAGGAATTATTTGTGGGATGGGGGTATAGAATATCAAAGAGCCCCACTGGTGGCATGGGATAAGGTCTGCTGCAGCAAGAAAACTGGAG ACTCCAATTGGAATTGGAGAAATATATGCAAGGTAAAGGACAGGATGGCTGTTGGTTATGTGAATAACTCTTGGATGCCTGATTCTAAGGGTTATTCTGTTGGGTCTGGTTACTGCTGGCTGCAAGGACTGCACCCCCCTGTAAATTGGCATTCTGAGATTTGGAATAGATGGTGTGTCCCTAAGCATTCGTTCATTGGATGGCTGGTTAAACATGAAGCACTCAATACTAAGGACAAGCTGTACAAATTTCACTTGATTGCTAATGACTGCCGTGTTCTGTGTGCAGCATTTACTGAGACGCATTTACATATTTTTAAGGACTGA